The Phragmites australis chromosome 15, lpPhrAust1.1, whole genome shotgun sequence genome window below encodes:
- the LOC133893363 gene encoding thioredoxin H-type-like: MAAEEGLVIACHTKAEFDAQMTKAKDANKLVIIDFTASWCGPCRFIAPVFVEYAKKFPGAVFLKVDVDELKEVAAFYAIEAMPTFLFIKNGEKVDTVVGARKEELQANITKHLGAASA, from the exons aTGGCGGCCGAGGAGGGCTTGGTGATCGCGTGCCACACCAAggcggagttcgacgcccagatGACCAAGGCCAAGGACGCCAACAAGCTG GTGATCATTGACTTCACTGCTTCCTGGTGCGGTCCTTGCCGCTTCATTGCCCCAGTGTTCGTTGAATACGCCAAGAAGTTCCCTGGTGCTGTCTTCCTGAAGGTTGACGTTGACGAGCTgaag GAGGTTGCTGCTTTCTATGCTATTGAGGCGATGCCGAccttcctcttcatcaagaaCGGCGAGAAGGTTGACACGGTCGTTGGTGCCAGGAAGGAGGAGCTCCAGGCCAACATCACGAAGCACCTTGGCGCCGCATCCGCCTAA